A section of the Agrobacterium tumefaciens genome encodes:
- a CDS encoding extracellular solute-binding protein: MYEKEKDLIGAFLRGQVDRRALLRGLGALGMTAGSAGTLFNMMSTEALAADFDWKVHSGKSLKLLLNKHPYADAMIANLQAFKDLTGMNVTYDVFPEDVYFDKVTAALSSGSSEYDAFMTGAYMTWTYGPAGWITDLKEWINDPAKTNPKYAWDDFLPGVKNSCAWNGKPGGALGSDDAKQWCIPWGFEQNNLTYNKKMFDKAGVTVPKHLDELLETSAKLKKDIGGIYGIGVRGSRSWATIHPGFLSGYVNFGQKDLNVSSDGKLSAAMNTKESKAFHAKWVQMIQESGPKDWSTYTWYQVGTDLGAGASAMIYDADILGYFMNGGDNKMKGELAYAGFAANPDAQSPTPNIWIWSLAMSNFAKDKDAVWYFLQWASGLEHAIFGATKMDFVNPVRQSVWKDPAFTDRLNKSYPGYVDMFNASAPGASIKFTAQPLFFDVTTEWAATLQKMVAKEVPVDEGLDRLVESINGQLKEAGLG, translated from the coding sequence ATGTATGAGAAGGAAAAAGACCTCATCGGCGCATTCCTGCGGGGACAGGTGGATCGCCGCGCCCTGTTGAGGGGGCTGGGGGCATTGGGCATGACCGCCGGTTCTGCTGGCACTCTTTTCAACATGATGTCGACAGAGGCGCTCGCTGCGGATTTCGACTGGAAGGTGCATTCCGGCAAATCTCTGAAACTGCTGCTCAACAAACACCCTTACGCCGATGCAATGATCGCCAACCTTCAAGCATTCAAGGACCTGACAGGCATGAATGTGACCTATGACGTTTTCCCGGAAGATGTCTATTTCGACAAGGTAACGGCAGCGCTGTCGTCCGGCTCTTCGGAATACGATGCCTTCATGACCGGCGCCTATATGACATGGACCTACGGCCCTGCCGGCTGGATCACCGACCTTAAGGAGTGGATCAACGATCCCGCAAAGACAAACCCGAAATACGCATGGGACGACTTCCTGCCAGGCGTGAAGAACTCATGTGCGTGGAACGGCAAACCCGGTGGCGCACTCGGCTCGGACGACGCCAAGCAATGGTGCATTCCGTGGGGCTTCGAACAGAACAATCTCACCTACAACAAAAAGATGTTCGATAAAGCCGGCGTAACCGTTCCGAAACATCTCGATGAGCTTTTGGAGACGTCTGCGAAGCTTAAAAAGGATATTGGCGGCATCTACGGCATCGGCGTCCGCGGTTCGCGCTCGTGGGCGACGATCCACCCTGGCTTCCTCTCGGGTTACGTCAACTTTGGCCAGAAGGACCTCAACGTCTCCAGCGACGGCAAACTTTCCGCGGCGATGAATACCAAGGAATCCAAGGCCTTTCATGCGAAATGGGTGCAGATGATCCAGGAGAGCGGTCCGAAGGACTGGTCGACATATACCTGGTATCAGGTGGGCACCGATCTCGGTGCCGGCGCCTCGGCAATGATCTATGACGCGGACATCCTCGGCTATTTCATGAATGGCGGCGATAACAAGATGAAGGGAGAACTGGCCTATGCCGGTTTTGCCGCCAATCCCGACGCGCAGAGCCCGACGCCGAACATATGGATCTGGTCGCTGGCCATGTCCAACTTTGCCAAGGACAAGGATGCCGTATGGTACTTCCTGCAGTGGGCCTCGGGACTTGAGCATGCCATTTTTGGCGCGACCAAGATGGACTTCGTCAACCCGGTCCGCCAGTCTGTCTGGAAAGACCCAGCCTTCACGGACAGGCTCAACAAGAGCTATCCGGGTTATGTGGACATGTTCAACGCCTCGGCTCCGGGCGCATCGATCAAGTTCACAGCACAGCCTCTCTTCTTTGACGTTACCACCGAATGGGCGGCCACCCTCCAGAAGATGGTGGCCAAGGAAGTCCCGGTGGATGAAGGGCTCGACCGGCTGGTTGAAAGCATCAACGGCCAGCTGAAGGAAGCCGGTCTCGGTTGA
- a CDS encoding carbohydrate ABC transporter permease, whose product MASVATARKASSGFRISKRALPYVLSLPALLVCIGILIPFFTAFINSLQRYRLSQPWARQLNWGENYLNFFTDQSFWDTLRVSLTYAGLTVVFELLLGLGIALLLQKRSTFNNFVSIMLLMPLMIAPALAALMWKLMTNPGFGILSYLAGLIGLENFRWASSPDTALLTVVLVDIWVYTPFIMILLLAGLRSLPTQPFEAAALDGVPHTFVFFRITLPMLTPYILTATLFRLLDSIQQFDIIYAMTQGGPGDTLTVFQVEAYLNFFQSTNVGRSAALLIILWAITYVLSNVFIKNWLRLRERARGEA is encoded by the coding sequence ATGGCTTCTGTGGCAACGGCGCGCAAGGCGTCAAGCGGTTTCAGGATCAGCAAGAGGGCTCTTCCCTATGTGCTCAGCCTCCCGGCGCTGCTGGTCTGCATCGGCATTCTGATCCCATTTTTTACGGCGTTCATCAACTCCCTTCAGCGTTATCGCCTGAGCCAGCCATGGGCGCGGCAATTGAACTGGGGTGAAAACTATCTGAATTTCTTCACCGATCAGAGCTTCTGGGACACGCTACGGGTGTCGCTCACCTATGCCGGCCTGACGGTGGTGTTTGAGTTGCTGCTCGGTCTCGGCATAGCATTGCTTTTGCAGAAGCGGTCGACCTTCAATAACTTTGTCTCGATCATGCTTTTGATGCCGTTGATGATCGCTCCGGCGCTGGCCGCGCTGATGTGGAAGCTGATGACCAATCCGGGCTTCGGTATTCTCAGCTACCTCGCAGGGCTCATCGGACTCGAAAATTTCCGCTGGGCCTCGTCCCCCGACACCGCATTACTCACGGTGGTACTGGTCGATATTTGGGTCTACACGCCTTTCATCATGATCCTGCTGCTGGCAGGCCTGCGCTCGCTGCCGACCCAGCCCTTCGAGGCTGCTGCCCTGGACGGCGTGCCGCATACATTCGTGTTTTTCCGCATCACCCTGCCAATGTTGACGCCCTACATCCTGACGGCGACGCTGTTTCGCCTGCTCGACTCCATACAGCAGTTCGACATCATCTATGCGATGACCCAGGGCGGGCCGGGCGATACGCTGACTGTGTTCCAGGTCGAGGCTTATCTCAACTTTTTCCAGTCCACCAATGTCGGCCGCTCTGCAGCGCTTCTGATTATTCTGTGGGCGATCACCTACGTTCTCTCCAATGTCTTTATCAAGAACTGGCTACGCCTGCGCGAGCGGGCACGTGGTGAAGCCTGA
- a CDS encoding carbohydrate ABC transporter permease has translation MENTSTLAKVLRGIALTLIILFFMFPIFWIFMMSFQTNETILQIPPSLAFTPTLSNYNALITGKLTSAAGTLDIAFMGNLGNSVFLSAASVAVSLMLGVPAAYAFARHKFRGSEDIAFTLLSFRFAPPLLVLLPLTQYFQWLGLSDTYIGLIWVYQLICLPLILWIVRGYFEDISADVEYAYRIAGNSWFATFRKIALPLAGPGIAAAGLLAFIFAWNNFIFALVLASASKQPVTVGALAFVTSSGIQYGQIAAAIVLSIAPTLALALYAQRYLVEGLSLGAVKG, from the coding sequence ATGGAAAACACATCCACGCTCGCAAAAGTTTTACGCGGTATCGCGCTGACGCTCATCATCCTCTTCTTCATGTTCCCGATCTTCTGGATCTTCATGATGTCGTTCCAGACGAACGAAACGATCCTGCAAATCCCACCATCGCTCGCCTTCACACCCACGCTGTCGAACTACAACGCACTGATTACCGGAAAGCTGACGTCAGCTGCCGGGACGCTCGACATTGCTTTCATGGGTAATCTTGGCAACTCGGTTTTTCTGTCGGCGGCATCCGTTGCCGTATCGCTAATGCTCGGAGTTCCGGCGGCATATGCCTTCGCTCGGCACAAGTTTCGCGGTTCGGAGGACATTGCCTTCACGCTGCTCTCTTTCCGTTTTGCACCTCCGCTCCTGGTACTCCTGCCTCTCACTCAGTATTTTCAATGGCTCGGGCTTTCCGATACCTATATTGGCCTTATCTGGGTCTACCAGCTGATCTGCCTGCCGCTTATACTTTGGATCGTACGGGGATATTTCGAAGATATTTCGGCCGATGTGGAATATGCCTACCGCATTGCCGGAAATTCCTGGTTCGCCACTTTCCGCAAGATCGCGCTGCCGCTCGCCGGGCCAGGTATCGCCGCTGCCGGTCTGCTTGCTTTCATCTTTGCCTGGAACAATTTCATCTTCGCGCTGGTGCTGGCATCTGCGTCCAAACAACCGGTGACGGTCGGGGCGCTTGCTTTCGTCACCTCTTCCGGGATCCAGTACGGCCAGATTGCCGCCGCCATCGTTCTGTCGATCGCGCCGACGCTGGCGCTAGCACTCTATGCCCAGCGTTACCTTGTTGAAGGTCTGTCGCTGGGCGCGGTGAAGGGGTAA
- a CDS encoding ABC transporter ATP-binding protein, whose translation MTTLQLQNITKRYKNQAVINDLTLEVASGETLVLFGPSGAGKTVLLRLISGVIEPDAGGILIGGEEMAEVDAEHRGVGMAFQNFALFPHMTAFDNIASPLAANRRSTSEIRDGVEKVAKLLKIDHVLGHRPKALSNGQKQRTALARALAGSPPLLLLDDPLRNVDAKLRFEMRLELPRLLAQQGATVVYVTQDYKEAMALGDRIAVMSKGNIRQIGTPEDIYNSPADIEIARLFGDPTINLLAVIPKLDASGVYVELSNVRIPLPSMPVSVVGRECVLGLRPETIVFAEPSAPGAIPVTVEAETPLNEKTVTLLLTARGREILLSRPAGTPGRSSGPAAIVVNGDAAFLFDKESGVRITSPVAITSRNGEAA comes from the coding sequence ATGACCACGCTGCAACTTCAAAACATCACCAAGCGTTATAAAAACCAGGCCGTAATCAACGACCTGACCCTCGAAGTCGCTTCCGGCGAGACCCTTGTGCTTTTCGGGCCGTCCGGAGCGGGCAAGACTGTTCTGCTGCGCCTCATTTCTGGCGTCATCGAGCCGGATGCTGGCGGTATCCTCATCGGTGGTGAGGAAATGGCCGAGGTCGATGCCGAACACCGCGGTGTCGGCATGGCTTTCCAGAACTTCGCACTCTTTCCGCATATGACAGCCTTTGACAACATCGCCAGTCCGCTGGCGGCGAATCGACGCTCGACGTCAGAAATCCGCGACGGCGTGGAGAAGGTGGCGAAGCTTCTCAAGATAGACCATGTGCTCGGTCATCGTCCGAAGGCTTTGTCGAACGGCCAGAAGCAGCGCACGGCGTTGGCTCGCGCGCTCGCCGGCTCTCCGCCGCTGCTGCTTTTGGACGACCCGCTGCGCAACGTCGATGCCAAGCTGCGTTTCGAGATGCGTCTTGAACTGCCGCGCTTGCTTGCCCAGCAAGGCGCGACGGTCGTCTACGTCACCCAGGACTACAAGGAGGCGATGGCGCTTGGCGATCGCATCGCCGTCATGTCGAAAGGCAACATCCGGCAGATCGGCACGCCTGAAGATATTTATAATTCTCCGGCAGACATCGAGATTGCGAGGCTATTCGGCGACCCCACCATCAATCTCCTCGCCGTGATCCCTAAATTGGATGCCTCCGGCGTCTATGTAGAGCTTTCAAATGTCAGAATACCCTTGCCTTCGATGCCGGTAAGTGTGGTCGGTAGGGAATGCGTTCTCGGCCTACGGCCGGAGACCATCGTCTTCGCTGAGCCTTCCGCTCCGGGCGCCATTCCGGTGACGGTGGAGGCCGAGACGCCTCTCAACGAAAAGACAGTGACCCTGTTGTTGACGGCGAGAGGCCGGGAAATCTTGCTTTCGCGGCCAGCCGGGACGCCTGGTCGGTCTTCCGGCCCGGCAGCGATTGTCGTCAACGGCGATGCCGCTTTCCTCTTCGACAAGGAAAGCGGCGTGCGCATCACATCGCCTGTGGCGATAACCAGTCGCAACGGAGAGGCGGCATGA
- a CDS encoding ABC transporter ATP-binding protein, whose protein sequence is MNDTALLIKNVDKFYGPKGYGLHAVKNLSMNVQKGEIIALLGSSGCGKTSTLRMIAGFEPVSDGTITLAGQQVHLLPPVKRNVAMAFEGYSLYPPLTVYENIAFALKAKRLSQAQVHEKVTYIAKLLEIEDILGCYPSSISGGQQQRASLGRALIRDANLHLLDEPMGQLEPQLRAVLRGRIKHYIKERGLTAILVTHDQTEANALADRIAVMEGGVLQQFETPQKIKERPANLFTGTFVGEPPMNVFEASISGGDDRLSFELSEGVRLDYQIAAFSPDLRQELIRRRKVVLGIRPYSVRRSVDGVKARVAVNQWLGDQTHIAADFVGATVVLVEHDRTRLAVGEEIRIHLDPSSLHVFDSETGRAISHGKELA, encoded by the coding sequence ATGAACGACACGGCACTGCTGATCAAGAATGTCGACAAATTCTATGGACCCAAAGGCTATGGTCTACACGCGGTCAAAAATCTTTCGATGAATGTCCAAAAGGGCGAGATTATCGCCCTGCTCGGTTCTTCCGGCTGTGGAAAGACGTCTACCCTGCGCATGATCGCGGGCTTCGAACCGGTGTCGGACGGTACGATTACCCTTGCCGGACAGCAGGTCCATCTCTTGCCGCCCGTAAAAAGAAACGTCGCGATGGCATTCGAAGGATATTCACTTTATCCGCCGCTGACCGTGTATGAAAACATTGCTTTTGCGCTCAAGGCCAAGCGTCTGTCACAAGCCCAAGTCCACGAAAAAGTCACCTATATCGCCAAGCTCCTGGAGATCGAAGATATTCTCGGCTGTTACCCGAGCTCGATTTCCGGCGGCCAGCAACAGCGTGCTTCTCTCGGCCGAGCGCTTATCCGCGATGCCAATTTGCATTTGCTGGATGAACCGATGGGGCAGCTGGAGCCGCAACTGCGCGCCGTACTGCGCGGCCGCATCAAACATTACATCAAGGAACGCGGTCTGACGGCGATCCTCGTCACACACGACCAGACGGAGGCCAACGCGCTCGCCGACCGTATTGCCGTCATGGAAGGCGGCGTGCTGCAACAATTTGAAACGCCGCAAAAGATCAAGGAACGTCCTGCCAACCTGTTCACAGGCACCTTCGTCGGCGAGCCTCCGATGAACGTCTTCGAGGCAAGCATCAGCGGGGGTGACGATCGCCTGTCCTTCGAGCTCAGCGAAGGCGTCAGACTTGATTACCAGATTGCCGCGTTTTCGCCGGACCTCAGGCAAGAGCTGATCAGACGGCGTAAGGTGGTGCTCGGCATTAGACCCTATTCTGTGCGGCGCAGTGTCGATGGCGTCAAGGCGCGCGTGGCTGTCAACCAGTGGCTTGGCGACCAGACACATATCGCAGCAGATTTTGTCGGTGCCACCGTCGTCCTGGTCGAACACGACCGGACACGTCTTGCCGTTGGAGAGGAAATCCGCATCCATCTCGACCCGTCAAGCCTGCATGTCTTCGATAGCGAAACCGGAAGGGCAATTTCCCACGGGAAGGAGCTTGCTTGA
- a CDS encoding 2-hydroxyacid dehydrogenase: MKKIAIIGDRFMLPEIFRDKIAAACGEGHDIRAVEQPWPDEPMQHGYAIEGMDGLKEYMGNADEIVEFICDAEIVVTQLAPLSARMFGQLPDLRLVAVSRGGPVNIDMAAARAAGVRVVNTPGRNASAVAEFTIGAILAETRLIRVGHEALRKGEWRGDLYRADRTGRELSEMTVGVIGYGNIGTRVVRLLRAFGCKVIVHDPYVQLSADDLNGGVEQVGLSDLLSRSDVVTLHPRVTEETKGMMNASTFAQMKPGAIFVNTARGPLCDYDALYVALTSGHLSSAMLETFGVEPVPADWPLLQLPNVTLTPHIAGASVQTVTYAAELAAEEVRRYIAGEPPLNPC, translated from the coding sequence ATGAAAAAGATAGCCATCATAGGCGACCGGTTCATGCTTCCCGAGATTTTTCGTGACAAGATCGCTGCCGCCTGCGGAGAGGGACATGACATACGCGCCGTCGAACAGCCCTGGCCAGACGAACCAATGCAACATGGTTACGCCATTGAAGGGATGGACGGCCTCAAGGAATATATGGGCAATGCCGACGAGATCGTGGAATTCATCTGCGATGCGGAAATCGTCGTTACGCAACTTGCGCCACTTTCGGCGCGGATGTTTGGCCAATTGCCTGATCTCAGGCTGGTTGCCGTTTCGCGTGGCGGCCCGGTCAACATCGACATGGCGGCGGCGCGCGCTGCCGGCGTGCGCGTCGTTAACACGCCCGGCCGCAACGCAAGCGCCGTGGCCGAATTCACCATCGGCGCGATCCTGGCTGAGACACGGCTGATCCGTGTGGGCCATGAAGCCTTGCGCAAAGGTGAATGGCGCGGCGACCTCTATCGCGCCGACCGGACGGGCCGGGAGCTCAGCGAGATGACGGTAGGCGTCATCGGATACGGCAATATCGGCACCAGGGTGGTACGTCTGCTTCGCGCCTTCGGCTGCAAAGTGATTGTCCACGATCCCTACGTCCAATTGAGTGCAGACGATCTGAACGGCGGCGTCGAGCAGGTGGGATTAAGCGACCTCCTGTCGCGCTCCGACGTCGTGACCTTGCATCCGCGTGTGACTGAGGAAACAAAAGGCATGATGAATGCCTCGACATTCGCGCAGATGAAACCCGGGGCAATCTTCGTCAACACCGCCCGCGGGCCACTCTGTGATTACGATGCCCTCTACGTGGCGCTGACAAGCGGTCACCTTTCCAGCGCCATGCTGGAGACCTTTGGTGTCGAGCCTGTACCGGCGGATTGGCCGCTGTTGCAACTTCCTAATGTCACGTTGACGCCACACATCGCAGGCGCCTCGGTGCAGACGGTGACCTATGCTGCGGAGCTGGCAGCCGAAGAGGTGCGCCGCTACATTGCCGGTGAACCGCCGCTCAACCCCTGCTGA
- a CDS encoding glycerol-3-phosphate dehydrogenase gives MAVHREPVIYDLFVIGGGVNGAGIARDATGRGLSVLLCEKDDLAQGTSSRSGKLVHGGLRYLEYYEFRLVREALIEREVLLQSAPHIIWPMRFVLPHNPQNRPAWLVRLGLFLYDHLGGRRRLPGTRMLNLAQAPEGAALKPEYRTAFEYSDCWVDDARLVLLNILDAHQRGATIMTRTACSSIHRTGDLWTIEMTDTLTGAKSEATARGVVNTAGPWVNDIIGRVAGLNSSRSVRLIKGSHIIVPKFWEGQQAYLVQNPDRRVIFINPYQNDLALIGTTDIPYEGRPEDVAADGNEIAYLITSVNRYFKQQLTQADIVHSFSGVRPLYDDNAANPSAVTRDYIFEIDEDDGRTPLLSVFGGKITTFRKLSEHALERLSPFFPKMRAAWTGSAPLPGGDMLDADFDKFLSDIKVRYAWLPTDLAKHYARLYGTRLHALIGKAGGVEDLGLAFTPLFREREAQFLMQTEWARSADDILERRTKHGLQMTPSQRLAFLAWFNDYSEKA, from the coding sequence ATGGCTGTGCACCGTGAACCCGTTATATATGACCTTTTTGTCATCGGCGGCGGCGTCAACGGCGCCGGGATCGCCCGCGATGCGACCGGCCGCGGCCTTTCCGTCCTGCTGTGCGAAAAGGACGATCTGGCGCAAGGCACCAGCTCGCGGTCCGGAAAGCTCGTGCATGGCGGCTTGCGTTACCTGGAATATTACGAGTTTCGTCTGGTCCGTGAAGCTCTGATCGAGCGTGAGGTGCTGCTGCAGTCAGCGCCGCACATCATCTGGCCGATGCGGTTCGTCTTGCCGCACAATCCGCAGAACCGGCCCGCCTGGCTCGTACGTCTTGGCCTGTTCCTCTACGATCATCTGGGTGGGCGCAGGCGACTGCCGGGGACGCGTATGCTCAATCTGGCGCAGGCCCCCGAAGGGGCCGCACTAAAACCAGAGTATCGCACGGCTTTCGAATATTCCGATTGCTGGGTAGACGATGCCCGCCTGGTGTTGCTCAACATATTAGATGCACATCAGCGCGGCGCGACGATCATGACCCGCACCGCCTGCTCGTCAATCCACCGCACCGGCGATCTCTGGACGATCGAGATGACCGATACGTTAACAGGGGCGAAAAGCGAAGCCACGGCGCGGGGCGTCGTCAACACGGCGGGTCCCTGGGTAAACGACATTATCGGCCGTGTCGCGGGACTGAATTCAAGCCGCAGCGTTCGCCTGATCAAAGGCAGCCACATTATTGTGCCAAAATTCTGGGAAGGGCAACAGGCCTACCTGGTGCAGAATCCGGACAGGCGGGTGATATTCATCAACCCTTACCAGAACGATCTGGCCCTGATCGGAACAACCGACATTCCCTATGAGGGCCGCCCGGAAGACGTCGCTGCCGATGGCAACGAAATTGCCTATTTGATCACGTCGGTGAACCGGTACTTCAAGCAGCAGCTGACGCAGGCCGATATCGTTCACAGCTTTTCCGGCGTACGGCCGCTCTATGACGACAATGCGGCAAACCCGTCCGCCGTGACGCGCGATTACATTTTCGAGATCGACGAGGACGACGGACGGACGCCTCTGCTGTCCGTTTTCGGCGGTAAGATCACCACTTTCCGCAAGCTTTCGGAGCATGCGCTGGAGCGGCTGAGCCCCTTTTTTCCTAAAATGAGGGCGGCATGGACCGGTTCTGCACCTTTGCCGGGCGGCGACATGCTCGATGCGGATTTCGACAAGTTTCTCAGTGACATCAAAGTACGATATGCTTGGTTACCGACTGATCTCGCCAAGCATTATGCACGACTCTACGGCACGCGTCTGCACGCGCTGATCGGCAAGGCAGGCGGCGTCGAGGACCTTGGCCTCGCCTTCACACCGCTTTTTCGAGAGCGCGAAGCGCAATTCCTCATGCAAACCGAATGGGCAAGGTCTGCAGACGACATTCTCGAACGCCGCACCAAACACGGATTGCAGATGACGCCGTCCCAGCGGCTGGCATTCCTTGCCTGGTTTAACGATTATTCGGAGAAAGCGTGA
- a CDS encoding class II aldolase/adducin family protein has product MKSAEFEALLDVSAALGADPHLVQGAGGNTSIKEGDILWIKASGLWLKQARQRDLMVPVALEPLIAALERDDPAAEKAQAFVIAERNPSGLRPSIETTVHALMPQKVVLHVHCVETLATAVQANGAAIVAEKLGRIRHVFVPYAHPGLPLAKAIAARLRDDTSVLVLGNHGLVVAGETVAEAKALLACVSALLARPKRQAPTPDFVALARLALDSTYTLPEDTRLHDVATDLASCRIAARGSLYPDHVIFLGKTPEIAGPTETATSIEDRTSHEGAAVSPMLMFPGKGVLVRKDITSGALAMARCLSDVTLRIPEAARLRYLTQDENAELLGWDAEKHRQALSRDGEALQ; this is encoded by the coding sequence GTGAAAAGCGCGGAGTTCGAGGCCCTCCTGGATGTTTCTGCAGCCTTAGGCGCCGATCCGCACCTTGTACAGGGTGCTGGCGGAAATACGTCAATCAAGGAAGGCGATATTCTTTGGATCAAGGCGTCTGGTCTATGGCTGAAGCAGGCGCGGCAGCGTGATCTGATGGTGCCAGTGGCGCTGGAGCCGCTGATTGCGGCGCTGGAGCGTGATGATCCGGCAGCGGAAAAGGCGCAGGCGTTCGTGATCGCCGAGCGTAATCCATCCGGCCTGCGGCCTTCAATCGAGACGACCGTGCACGCGCTGATGCCTCAGAAGGTTGTCCTCCACGTTCATTGTGTCGAGACGCTCGCCACCGCCGTACAAGCCAATGGCGCGGCAATCGTCGCAGAAAAACTCGGCCGGATCCGGCATGTCTTCGTGCCTTATGCCCATCCCGGTCTTCCATTGGCAAAGGCGATTGCCGCGCGCCTGCGTGACGATACGTCGGTGCTTGTGCTCGGCAACCATGGGCTGGTTGTCGCCGGTGAGACCGTGGCGGAAGCAAAAGCCTTGTTGGCGTGCGTCTCCGCACTGCTGGCCCGGCCAAAGCGACAGGCACCCACGCCCGATTTTGTTGCCCTCGCGCGGCTTGCGCTCGACAGCACCTACACATTGCCTGAGGACACACGCCTGCACGACGTTGCGACCGATCTGGCAAGCTGCCGCATCGCCGCCCGCGGCAGCCTCTATCCCGACCATGTGATCTTTCTCGGCAAAACCCCGGAGATAGCCGGCCCGACCGAAACTGCCACGTCGATCGAGGACCGCACCAGCCATGAGGGCGCAGCCGTCTCACCGATGCTTATGTTTCCCGGCAAGGGCGTACTTGTCCGCAAGGACATCACCTCAGGTGCGCTGGCAATGGCACGCTGCCTATCCGACGTGACGCTCCGTATTCCAGAGGCGGCCCGGCTTCGCTATCTCACCCAGGATGAAAACGCCGAACTTCTCGGCTGGGATGCGGAAAAACATCGCCAGGCTCTCAGCCGTGACGGAGAGGCGCTTCAATGA
- a CDS encoding sugar phosphate isomerase/epimerase family protein: MAFTLSLNTNPLVNRFAEPDDLIETVAEKMRIGHLQLTHEFINPGWPAATITKHVRLLNKAMARTGVKVTSGMTGPYGRLNHFGHPDADVRRYYVDWFKTLADACADLGASGIGTQFAIFAQKDYDDPLRREELIKVAIDCWRAVADHGKAAGLDYLFWEPMSVGREFGHTLADCRALDTRLVQSDLAIPLKMMIDIDHGDVSSSNPADIDPYAWAEAFPKESPIIHIKQSSMNKGGHWPFTAAYNVDGRITPPKLLAAIERGGGIDNEICLELSFREREPTDHLVVDMIRESVEFWEPYIDTGFNR, translated from the coding sequence ATGGCTTTCACGCTGTCGCTCAATACTAATCCTCTCGTCAATCGCTTTGCCGAGCCAGACGACCTGATCGAGACCGTGGCCGAGAAGATGCGGATCGGCCATTTGCAACTGACACATGAATTCATCAATCCCGGATGGCCAGCAGCGACAATTACCAAACATGTGCGACTTCTGAACAAGGCAATGGCCCGCACCGGTGTGAAGGTGACATCCGGCATGACCGGGCCTTACGGCCGTCTCAATCATTTCGGCCACCCAGATGCCGACGTGCGCCGGTACTACGTCGATTGGTTCAAGACGCTTGCTGACGCCTGCGCCGACCTCGGTGCCTCCGGGATCGGCACACAATTCGCCATCTTCGCCCAAAAGGACTACGACGACCCGCTCCGCCGTGAGGAGCTGATTAAGGTTGCCATCGACTGCTGGCGCGCGGTAGCCGACCATGGAAAGGCTGCCGGCCTTGACTATCTTTTTTGGGAGCCAATGTCGGTCGGACGCGAGTTCGGCCATACGCTTGCCGACTGCCGGGCGCTGGACACGCGTCTGGTGCAATCAGATCTGGCAATCCCGCTGAAGATGATGATCGATATCGACCATGGCGACGTCAGTTCCAGTAATCCCGCAGATATCGATCCTTATGCCTGGGCAGAAGCCTTCCCGAAGGAATCACCGATCATCCACATCAAGCAATCTTCGATGAACAAGGGCGGCCACTGGCCATTCACCGCCGCTTACAACGTTGACGGCCGTATCACGCCTCCAAAGTTGCTTGCCGCAATCGAACGTGGTGGAGGCATCGACAACGAGATATGCCTTGAACTGTCGTTCCGCGAACGCGAACCGACCGACCATCTAGTTGTCGATATGATTCGTGAATCCGTCGAATTCTGGGAGCCCTATATCGATACCGGCTTCAACCGCTGA